TCCAGGCGGTGGAGGATCCCCGCTCCGGGCCGCGTCCCGGGTTTCGCCGCGACTGGCGGGCGCTATGGCCGATCGATCCTGAGAGCTATTTCGGTAGCGGCTATGACCGCGGCCATCTCGCGCCTAACTATGCCATCGCGGCGGTCCACGGCAGCCGGGCCCAGCGCGACACCTTCCTGATGAGCAACATGTCGCCCCAGCGACCCGAGCTCAATCGCCGGCTCTGGCAGCGGCTCGAGGAGGCGGTGATGGATCACTTCGTGCCGCGCTTCGGCGCCGTGCAGGTCATCACCGGGCCGGTGTTCCCCGCGCGCTTCCTCGACAACGTCTTCAACCGAGTCGGCCTGGTAGAGGTCCCCGAGGCCTTCTACAAGATCATCGTGGTGCCCGCCGAGCGTCCCCTGGCGCTGGCCTTCCTGATGCCCCAGGGGGTGCGGGGCGACGAGCCGCTGGACGACTTCCTGGTGAGCATCGACGAGATAGAGGCACGCACCGGGCTCGACTTCTTTCCCAATCTGCCGATGCCGGCCGCCGAGGTGCTGGAGGGGCGGGTGAGTGCCCGGGGGTGGGGGCTGGAGGAGGTGGCGCATCGCCCCGGGCGCTTCGAGTAGGGCGTGTTGAACGAGCACAAAAAAACCGCGATCCCTGTCGCGGTTTCCTGTGAGCATCGTCTGGTCCAGCCTGCATGACGCTTTAGAGTGGTGCCCAGGAGAGGACTTGAACCTCCACATCCGTAAGGATACTAGCACCTGAAGCTAGCGCGTCTACCAATTCCGCCACCTGGGCGCATCATGCATCTCGTCGTGTTCGCGTCTCCCGGAGGAGTGGTGCCCAGGAGAGGACTTGAACCTCCACGTCCGTAAGGACACTAGCACCTGAAGCTAGCGCGTCTACCAATTCCGCCACCTGGGCGTACACGAGCGAGTCGAACTGTAAAAAGAGCGATGGTGCCCAGAAGAGGACTTGAACCTCCACGTCCGTAAGGACACTAGCACC
The Halomonas sp. H10-9-1 DNA segment above includes these coding regions:
- a CDS encoding DNA/RNA non-specific endonuclease, producing MSPRRSFLLRRGRPLRRFAISLLFVAVGTGLWHFQARELRDSLVWMGVPVWQQVSPTSFHRVLSNDGFLVGWSDVRVNPLWVSYRLQAVEDPRSGPRPGFRRDWRALWPIDPESYFGSGYDRGHLAPNYAIAAVHGSRAQRDTFLMSNMSPQRPELNRRLWQRLEEAVMDHFVPRFGAVQVITGPVFPARFLDNVFNRVGLVEVPEAFYKIIVVPAERPLALAFLMPQGVRGDEPLDDFLVSIDEIEARTGLDFFPNLPMPAAEVLEGRVSARGWGLEEVAHRPGRFE